One window of Nicotiana tomentosiformis chromosome 11, ASM39032v3, whole genome shotgun sequence genomic DNA carries:
- the LOC104098127 gene encoding uncharacterized protein isoform X1 has translation MSSTITRKPKWQPTPPPPPSPKILHFPRRTRRKNPKNTTSKNTKKKHLYNMCNPLELHEKYYYKGRLESLFDQEREFHRSSSSNVNIVVPTTSTSNCTATERRERVEEQEEEDEGDRESRERLGEEKWRFQAEMLRAECNFLRMEREFALKKLERNRVKMEKTLRSAVQTLISGKKKIFDGKNVNAVLEEEIEDLAEKLEELKKSCKSKDVEVRHCSNFDKKACLLQKRLEKLGGLTDEKTLKELQQLTHQSNNELDKESCASSGNDKSKNTPTDVEVLRMKMDGLSKGMLDRMEEEYGATLTSTANSSVASSASTSKRIDTFTDPSSTFSTRQPSQELMPLEENKCSGRCKVIVRRIVEQVRAETEQWSQMQEMLQQVRGEMEELQASRDFWENRALNFAHEIQSLQSSVEEWKDKAQAFETNANELQCQLSATKEELEKSRTKKAIAHDQREVTSTPNSPLVSLAKQIEKEKRVLICRLKEENANQKLQKQKGVEVISTKDLPPVSLGKQLEKEKRMFMHRLKENRGAIDRSCKPELSPVGRRKESSCSKESGVQKRLPFRDIGNSSSPLLVRQNSKAVYPLHSPETRQANQRL, from the exons atgtcatcaacaataacaagaaAACCAAAATGGCAACcaacaccaccaccaccaccaagtCCAAAAATCCTCCATTTTCCCCGCAGAACTCGCCGGAAAAATCCCAAAAACACCACctcaaaaaacacaaaaaagaaACATCTTTATAATATGTGCAACCCTTTAGAGTTACATGAGAAGTATTATTACAAAGGGAGGTTAGAAAGTTTATTTGATCAAGAAAGAGAGTTTCATAGAAGTTCTTCATCAAATGTGAATATAGTGGTCCCCACTACTTCTACCTCTAACTGTACTGCAACTGAGAGGAGGGAAAGAGttgaagaacaagaagaagaagatgaaggtGACAGAGAGAG CAGGGAGAGGTTAGGGGAGGAGAAGTGGAGGTTTCAAGCGGAGATGTTAAGGGCAGAGTGTAATTTCTTAAGAATGGAAAGAGAATTTGCTTTGAAGAAATTGGAAAGGAATAGAGTTAAAATGGAGAAGACTCTCAGATCAGCTGTTCAGACTCTCATTTCT gggaaaaagaagatttttgacGGGAAGAATGTGAATGCAGTATTAGAAGAAGAGATTGAAGATTTGGCAGAGAAACTTGAGGAGTTGAAGAAGAGTTGTAAAAGTAAAGATGTTGAAGTGAGACATTGCAGTAATTTTGATAAAAAGGCATGCCTTTTACAGAAAAGGTTAGAAAAACTTGGAGGTTTAACAGATGAAAAAACTCTCAAAGAATTACAACAACTGACTCATCAATCAAACAATGAACTTGACAAAGAAAGTTGTGCTTCAAGTGGCAACGACAAAAGCAAGAATACACCAACTGAT gtgGAGGTTCTTAGAATGAAAATGGATGGACTGTCAAAGGGTATGTTAGATAGGATGGAGGAAGAATATGGGGCAACACTTACTAGCACAGCAAACAGTTCTGTTGCCAGTTCTGCTTCAACTTCCAAGAGAATTGATACTTTTACAGACCCTTCATCAACTTTTTCTACTAGACAACCATCTCAG GAGTTGATGCCACTCGAGGAGAACAAATGCTCAGGGCGTTGCAAGGTTATAGTACGAAGGATCGTAGAACAAGTGAGAGCTGAAACTGAGCAATGGTCACAAATGCAAGAAATGCTGCAGCAAGTCAGGGGTGAAATGGAAGAACTGCAGGCTTCTCGCGATTTCTGGGAAAATCGAGCCCTTAATTTTGCTCATGAAATCCAATCTTTACAGTCCTCT GTGGAGGAATGGAAAGATAAAGCACAAGCATTTGAAACCAATGCAAATGAGCTGCAGTGTCAATTATCTGCAACAAAAGAGGAGCTAGAAAAATCAAGGACAAAGAAAGCTATAGCACATGATCAGAGGGAGGTAACATCTACTCCGAATTCGCCTCTGGTGTCATTAGCCAAACAAATAGAGAAGGAAAAACGCGTGCTGATTTGTCGGTTGAAAGAAGAAAATGCCAATCAGAAGTTGCAAAAACAAAAAGGTGTGGAAGTGATCTCAACAAAAGATTTGCCGCCTGTTTCTCTAGGGAAACAACTAGAGAAGGAAAAGCGCATGTTTATGCATCGTCTGAAGGAAAATCGGGGAGCCATTGACAGGAGTTGTAAGCCGGAACTTTCGCCTGTTGGGAGAAGAAAAGAATCTTCATGTAGCAAAGAATCAGGAGTACAGAAAAGGCTACCATTTAGAGATATTGGGAATTCTTCATCACCATTGTTAGTGAGGCAAAATAGTAAAGCTGTTTACCCTTTGCACAGCCCTGAGACTAGACAGGCAAATCAAAGGTTGTGA
- the LOC104098127 gene encoding uncharacterized protein isoform X2, with protein MSSTITRKPKWQPTPPPPPSPKILHFPRRTRRKNPKNTTSKNTKKKHLYNMCNPLELHEKYYYKGRLESLFDQEREFHRSSSSNVNIVVPTTSTSNCTATERRERVEEQEEEDEGDRERERLGEEKWRFQAEMLRAECNFLRMEREFALKKLERNRVKMEKTLRSAVQTLISGKKKIFDGKNVNAVLEEEIEDLAEKLEELKKSCKSKDVEVRHCSNFDKKACLLQKRLEKLGGLTDEKTLKELQQLTHQSNNELDKESCASSGNDKSKNTPTDVEVLRMKMDGLSKGMLDRMEEEYGATLTSTANSSVASSASTSKRIDTFTDPSSTFSTRQPSQELMPLEENKCSGRCKVIVRRIVEQVRAETEQWSQMQEMLQQVRGEMEELQASRDFWENRALNFAHEIQSLQSSVEEWKDKAQAFETNANELQCQLSATKEELEKSRTKKAIAHDQREVTSTPNSPLVSLAKQIEKEKRVLICRLKEENANQKLQKQKGVEVISTKDLPPVSLGKQLEKEKRMFMHRLKENRGAIDRSCKPELSPVGRRKESSCSKESGVQKRLPFRDIGNSSSPLLVRQNSKAVYPLHSPETRQANQRL; from the exons atgtcatcaacaataacaagaaAACCAAAATGGCAACcaacaccaccaccaccaccaagtCCAAAAATCCTCCATTTTCCCCGCAGAACTCGCCGGAAAAATCCCAAAAACACCACctcaaaaaacacaaaaaagaaACATCTTTATAATATGTGCAACCCTTTAGAGTTACATGAGAAGTATTATTACAAAGGGAGGTTAGAAAGTTTATTTGATCAAGAAAGAGAGTTTCATAGAAGTTCTTCATCAAATGTGAATATAGTGGTCCCCACTACTTCTACCTCTAACTGTACTGCAACTGAGAGGAGGGAAAGAGttgaagaacaagaagaagaagatgaaggtGACAGAGAGAG GGAGAGGTTAGGGGAGGAGAAGTGGAGGTTTCAAGCGGAGATGTTAAGGGCAGAGTGTAATTTCTTAAGAATGGAAAGAGAATTTGCTTTGAAGAAATTGGAAAGGAATAGAGTTAAAATGGAGAAGACTCTCAGATCAGCTGTTCAGACTCTCATTTCT gggaaaaagaagatttttgacGGGAAGAATGTGAATGCAGTATTAGAAGAAGAGATTGAAGATTTGGCAGAGAAACTTGAGGAGTTGAAGAAGAGTTGTAAAAGTAAAGATGTTGAAGTGAGACATTGCAGTAATTTTGATAAAAAGGCATGCCTTTTACAGAAAAGGTTAGAAAAACTTGGAGGTTTAACAGATGAAAAAACTCTCAAAGAATTACAACAACTGACTCATCAATCAAACAATGAACTTGACAAAGAAAGTTGTGCTTCAAGTGGCAACGACAAAAGCAAGAATACACCAACTGAT gtgGAGGTTCTTAGAATGAAAATGGATGGACTGTCAAAGGGTATGTTAGATAGGATGGAGGAAGAATATGGGGCAACACTTACTAGCACAGCAAACAGTTCTGTTGCCAGTTCTGCTTCAACTTCCAAGAGAATTGATACTTTTACAGACCCTTCATCAACTTTTTCTACTAGACAACCATCTCAG GAGTTGATGCCACTCGAGGAGAACAAATGCTCAGGGCGTTGCAAGGTTATAGTACGAAGGATCGTAGAACAAGTGAGAGCTGAAACTGAGCAATGGTCACAAATGCAAGAAATGCTGCAGCAAGTCAGGGGTGAAATGGAAGAACTGCAGGCTTCTCGCGATTTCTGGGAAAATCGAGCCCTTAATTTTGCTCATGAAATCCAATCTTTACAGTCCTCT GTGGAGGAATGGAAAGATAAAGCACAAGCATTTGAAACCAATGCAAATGAGCTGCAGTGTCAATTATCTGCAACAAAAGAGGAGCTAGAAAAATCAAGGACAAAGAAAGCTATAGCACATGATCAGAGGGAGGTAACATCTACTCCGAATTCGCCTCTGGTGTCATTAGCCAAACAAATAGAGAAGGAAAAACGCGTGCTGATTTGTCGGTTGAAAGAAGAAAATGCCAATCAGAAGTTGCAAAAACAAAAAGGTGTGGAAGTGATCTCAACAAAAGATTTGCCGCCTGTTTCTCTAGGGAAACAACTAGAGAAGGAAAAGCGCATGTTTATGCATCGTCTGAAGGAAAATCGGGGAGCCATTGACAGGAGTTGTAAGCCGGAACTTTCGCCTGTTGGGAGAAGAAAAGAATCTTCATGTAGCAAAGAATCAGGAGTACAGAAAAGGCTACCATTTAGAGATATTGGGAATTCTTCATCACCATTGTTAGTGAGGCAAAATAGTAAAGCTGTTTACCCTTTGCACAGCCCTGAGACTAGACAGGCAAATCAAAGGTTGTGA